The Synergistaceae bacterium genome includes a window with the following:
- a CDS encoding recombination protein O N-terminal domain-containing protein — MPSDYVIKSSGVILFRKSYGENTLWTKLFLKEYGIITATMPTAGKNSFGGDSEPFCWGTFALKRKPKGKNYRVEDIDIYEDMLNIRKAPDTILTAFKWSKAVLKYLLDDQPDNDLLANLYWNMKLLCEKIVPADASDWRFIWNWLNLWGIAPDIMQFCSTKNFNRDETILLAQLTKVDTKNVIKIFSSPLSNNIRKNIFKYAAESAYKFLNEK; from the coding sequence ATGCCAAGTGATTACGTCATAAAATCGTCGGGCGTTATATTATTTCGCAAAAGTTACGGCGAGAATACTTTATGGACAAAACTTTTTTTGAAGGAGTACGGAATAATTACAGCGACAATGCCTACAGCCGGCAAAAATAGTTTCGGAGGAGATTCAGAGCCGTTTTGCTGGGGAACCTTCGCACTTAAACGCAAGCCCAAAGGGAAAAATTACAGAGTCGAAGATATTGACATCTACGAAGATATGTTAAATATTCGCAAAGCACCTGACACGATATTAACGGCGTTCAAATGGTCAAAAGCTGTATTAAAATATTTATTGGACGATCAGCCCGACAATGATTTATTAGCAAATTTATACTGGAACATGAAATTATTATGTGAAAAAATTGTGCCTGCAGACGCGTCTGACTGGAGATTTATATGGAATTGGCTTAATTTATGGGGTATTGCACCTGACATTATGCAATTTTGCAGTACAAAAAATTTCAACCGCGACGAGACTATTTTACTTGCGCAATTAACTAAGGTTGACACAAAAAATGTGATAAAAATTTTTTCCTCCCCATTAAGTAATAATATCCGCAAAAATATTTTCAAGTACGCAGCTGAGTCCGCGTATAAATTCCTGAATGAGAAATAA
- a CDS encoding sugar transferase, translating to MNKYSGIIRTLLAFTQAAIDAFLYWLSFLLVVSIWFTQNNPAGFSFEVKAFFIGTVLAVFYFNSLYDFKNWIIWDELETILKSAVLVLLVIALYLYSQKFDISRFIIVVSIIIFVPLCLLARYLFRRILFAAGILSTNIIILGAGRAGEIFAKTIISHPFTACKVIGFLDDDKNKQGKIIAGFKVLGRLEDFETIYNQYRIDEAAVAISTASRKLLTHILDIVEFQVRQVHYIPDMYMLTTFSASIKDVDGMPVISASQGLLNPFNRVIKNLIDYIGALTAIIIFSPVMIITALIIKFRRKDSIFCTQKRVGWKTKHFRIYKFRAARNTKTGKFLLRFNIDELPQLFNVLRGEMSLVGPHPLIQKDVDLIYGDYIAQKIYAVKPGLTGLWQVSRSNSKDKYIRREMNLYYIRNWSVWLDIVILIKTIYIIFSKKGAY from the coding sequence ATGAATAAATATTCTGGAATAATAAGAACTTTACTAGCGTTTACACAGGCAGCCATTGACGCGTTTTTGTATTGGCTGAGTTTTTTATTAGTCGTGTCAATATGGTTCACGCAAAATAACCCGGCGGGCTTCTCATTTGAAGTAAAAGCGTTCTTTATTGGGACTGTGCTGGCTGTCTTCTACTTCAATTCATTATACGACTTCAAGAACTGGATTATCTGGGACGAACTCGAGACAATTCTAAAATCTGCCGTACTTGTTTTACTCGTGATAGCTTTATATCTTTATTCGCAAAAATTTGATATTTCGAGATTTATTATAGTTGTAAGCATTATTATATTTGTGCCGTTGTGCCTGTTAGCGCGTTACTTGTTCCGGAGAATTTTATTTGCTGCCGGGATTCTATCGACTAACATTATAATATTAGGAGCAGGCCGGGCGGGTGAAATTTTCGCGAAAACTATAATCTCACACCCCTTCACAGCTTGCAAAGTAATAGGCTTTCTCGACGATGACAAGAATAAACAAGGAAAAATTATCGCAGGTTTCAAAGTTTTGGGCAGACTTGAAGACTTTGAGACAATTTATAATCAGTACAGAATCGATGAAGCAGCAGTCGCAATTTCTACAGCATCAAGAAAATTATTAACTCACATTTTAGACATTGTAGAATTTCAGGTCAGGCAAGTTCATTATATCCCAGATATGTATATGCTTACGACTTTTTCGGCCTCGATTAAGGACGTTGACGGAATGCCCGTAATATCAGCCTCGCAGGGACTATTAAACCCGTTTAACCGCGTGATAAAAAATTTAATTGACTATATCGGCGCATTGACTGCAATTATAATTTTCTCGCCGGTCATGATTATTACAGCGTTGATAATAAAATTTAGGCGCAAAGACTCTATTTTCTGCACACAAAAGCGGGTCGGCTGGAAAACGAAACATTTTAGAATCTACAAATTTCGTGCTGCAAGAAATACGAAAACGGGAAAATTTTTATTACGCTTCAATATTGATGAACTCCCGCAATTATTTAATGTCTTACGCGGAGAAATGAGTCTTGTCGGGCCTCATCCGTTAATTCAGAAAGATGTAGATTTAATTTACGGTGATTATATTGCACAAAAAATTTATGCAGTTAAACCTGGTTTGACTGGCTTATGGCAGGTCAGCAGAAGTAACAGCAAAGATAAATACATCCGGCGCGAAATGAATTTATATTATATTCGCAATTGGTCTGTGTGGCTTGATATAGTAATTCTCATTAAGACAATTTATATAATATTCTCGAAAAAAGGGGCTTATTAA